A part of Natronorubrum sediminis genomic DNA contains:
- a CDS encoding diacylglycerol/polyprenol kinase family protein, which yields MADELKRRLVHSSGAGLVALYLLANYADLGLTWPRFQALMVVLAVGTIGLEFLRLQVGLDWTIYDKLTREYEQDQFAGYGYYMVSMTVAVLLFDPQIALPAMLMLALGDPISGAVSDDSLKFVKGPKVLLTMFVVSAIIATPFLYELPLAVVAAALGATIADGVKLRIGDYIVDDNLTIPIYAGVLAWLVVEFVPA from the coding sequence ATGGCCGACGAACTGAAACGACGGCTCGTCCACTCGAGTGGCGCGGGACTCGTCGCACTTTACCTCCTCGCGAACTACGCCGACCTCGGGCTGACGTGGCCCCGGTTTCAGGCGCTGATGGTCGTCCTCGCGGTCGGGACGATCGGACTCGAGTTCCTCCGTCTGCAGGTCGGATTAGACTGGACGATCTACGACAAACTCACGCGTGAGTACGAACAGGACCAGTTCGCGGGCTACGGCTACTACATGGTCAGTATGACGGTCGCCGTGTTGCTCTTCGACCCCCAGATCGCCCTCCCCGCGATGTTGATGCTCGCGCTCGGCGATCCGATCAGCGGGGCCGTCTCGGACGACAGCCTCAAATTCGTCAAGGGGCCGAAGGTGCTCCTCACGATGTTCGTCGTCAGCGCGATTATCGCGACTCCCTTCCTCTACGAACTCCCACTCGCAGTCGTCGCGGCGGCGCTGGGAGCGACGATCGCCGACGGCGTCAAGCTCAGAATCGGCGACTACATCGTCGACGACAACCTGACGATTCCGATCTACGCGGGGGTTCTGGCCTGGCTGGTCGTCGAATTCGTGCCGGCCTAA
- the glyS gene encoding glycine--tRNA ligase: MSEHQHTEPTDDAAEPTSEKLVELAKRRGYFFQSSGAYGGVGGFYTFGPQGASLKGNVEDAWRDRFAVAEGNMEIDAPTIMPEPVFEASGHLDGFDDMLIECPECETSSRADHLVEDNTEYEDAESLPIPEVEEVIAEHELVCPECGSGLADVAVENFNLMFATNIGPGDSDPGYLRPETAQGIFVEFPRLKEYARNQLPFGVTQIGRAYRNEISPRRSIIRTREFTQAELEFFVDPEEDEPDLEAVADVAVTLYPASEQNAEDGDEIRTTIGDAVEEGIIGDEWVAYFLGVAKPWYDAVGVDMDRFRFRQHLSGERAHYAADCWDAESEIDGNWIEMAGFAYRGDYDLSKHAEHSGDRFTVFKQYDEPKTVERATVDPDMSYLGPEFGGDAQAVVEKLETLAGRNRAAFEGESVEIELEGESHELPVEKTGFAVEEQTEAGEHIVPHVVEPSFGVDRLVYTVLHHAYREDEVDGEERTYLELEPEVAPTFVGVFPLQSDDELEAVADDVVDDLREAGLSIAYDDSGNIGRRYRRQDEVGTPFCVTIDYETVEDEETTVTVRERDTTDQTRLPVDGLAETLSAIREGDLEFEEL; this comes from the coding sequence ATGAGTGAACACCAGCACACAGAACCGACCGACGACGCAGCGGAACCGACGAGCGAGAAACTGGTCGAACTGGCCAAGCGGAGAGGCTACTTCTTCCAGTCCTCGGGAGCCTACGGCGGCGTCGGCGGCTTCTACACCTTCGGTCCGCAGGGAGCCTCGTTGAAGGGCAACGTCGAAGACGCCTGGCGCGACCGCTTCGCCGTCGCCGAGGGCAACATGGAGATCGACGCGCCGACGATCATGCCCGAACCCGTCTTCGAGGCGTCGGGCCACCTCGACGGCTTCGACGACATGCTAATCGAGTGTCCGGAGTGCGAGACGAGCAGCCGTGCGGACCACCTCGTCGAGGACAACACGGAGTACGAAGACGCAGAGAGCCTCCCAATTCCGGAAGTCGAGGAGGTCATCGCCGAACACGAACTCGTCTGCCCCGAGTGCGGTAGCGGCCTCGCAGACGTCGCCGTCGAGAACTTCAACCTCATGTTCGCGACGAACATCGGCCCAGGCGACTCCGATCCGGGCTACCTGCGCCCCGAGACGGCACAGGGCATCTTCGTCGAGTTTCCCCGACTGAAGGAGTACGCCCGGAATCAGCTTCCCTTCGGCGTGACCCAGATCGGTCGGGCTTACCGAAACGAGATCAGCCCGCGGCGCTCGATCATTCGGACCCGCGAGTTCACGCAGGCCGAACTCGAGTTCTTCGTCGATCCCGAGGAGGACGAACCCGACCTCGAAGCGGTCGCAGACGTCGCGGTGACGCTCTACCCGGCCAGCGAGCAAAACGCCGAGGACGGCGACGAGATCCGGACGACCATCGGCGACGCCGTCGAGGAGGGTATCATCGGCGATGAGTGGGTCGCCTACTTCCTCGGCGTCGCCAAGCCGTGGTACGACGCCGTCGGCGTCGACATGGACCGATTCCGGTTCCGCCAACACCTCTCGGGCGAGCGCGCCCACTACGCGGCAGATTGTTGGGACGCCGAGAGCGAAATCGACGGCAACTGGATCGAGATGGCCGGCTTCGCCTACCGCGGCGACTACGACCTCTCGAAACACGCCGAACACTCCGGCGACCGATTCACCGTGTTCAAGCAGTACGACGAACCGAAGACGGTCGAACGCGCCACCGTCGACCCTGACATGAGTTACCTCGGTCCGGAGTTCGGCGGCGACGCGCAGGCCGTCGTCGAGAAACTCGAGACACTGGCCGGCCGCAACCGCGCGGCATTCGAGGGTGAGAGCGTCGAAATCGAACTCGAGGGTGAGAGCCACGAACTCCCCGTCGAGAAGACCGGCTTCGCGGTCGAAGAACAGACGGAGGCGGGCGAGCATATCGTCCCCCACGTGGTCGAACCCTCCTTCGGCGTCGACAGACTGGTCTACACCGTGCTCCACCACGCCTACCGCGAGGACGAGGTCGACGGCGAGGAGCGGACGTACCTCGAACTCGAGCCCGAGGTCGCCCCGACCTTCGTCGGCGTCTTCCCGCTGCAAAGCGACGACGAACTTGAGGCTGTCGCGGACGACGTCGTCGACGACCTCCGGGAAGCGGGGCTCTCGATCGCCTACGACGACTCGGGCAACATTGGCCGGCGATACCGCCGCCAGGACGAGGTCGGCACGCCGTTTTGCGTGACGATCGACTACGAGACCGTCGAGGACGAGGAGACGACCGTCACGGTCCGCGAACGAGACACGACCGACCAGACGCGACTGCCCGTCGACGGACTGGCGGAGACGCTCTCGGCGATTCGGGAGGGCGACCTCGAGTTCGAGGAGTTGTAA
- a CDS encoding MFS transporter, with the protein MTASGFPDTSGIGNTVAERCDLGGCPTKAQTVAQVLGFDGQHVRDVLADGRGQILFAVALGWCLSIGVRLAYPVLLPYLQSGLGLDLTTAGFLLTVLWLAYALGQLPGGILSDRLGEGNVLVLSTAISAVMLGVVAVAGSAPLVFFATACFGFGTALYGVARFTILSAVFPNNDGTAIGITMAAGEVGNAVLPLVAGGIAATLAWQYGFGLAVPVFALVAVLLWLVVPARTSGATSAVDSLSLEAARYVVAELRRPAIIVVTVIQILTYCIWQGFTGLYPTYLIEMKGFSEAMATGLFSAFFALGIVVQPLTGRLYDSFGIRRSLPVVLGVITVSLVALPFLEGFWPVVVGTVFLSSILGYGTITLPYMTAAFPADMKGTGLGLLRTFYMTIGAASPALFGILADNGYFDEGYIVLAGFAVVAIALIPLLPNEARG; encoded by the coding sequence ATGACGGCGTCGGGATTTCCTGATACGAGCGGTATCGGCAACACCGTCGCTGAACGGTGTGATCTTGGGGGCTGCCCGACCAAGGCACAGACAGTGGCACAGGTACTCGGATTCGACGGGCAGCACGTGCGGGACGTCCTCGCCGACGGTCGCGGACAGATCCTCTTCGCCGTCGCGCTCGGGTGGTGTCTCTCGATCGGCGTCAGACTCGCCTACCCGGTGTTGTTGCCCTACCTCCAGTCCGGACTGGGTCTCGACCTGACGACGGCCGGCTTTTTGCTGACCGTTCTCTGGCTCGCCTACGCGCTCGGACAGCTCCCGGGTGGCATTCTCTCGGACCGACTCGGCGAGGGAAACGTCCTCGTCCTCAGCACGGCGATTTCGGCGGTGATGCTCGGCGTCGTGGCCGTCGCCGGCTCGGCACCGCTGGTCTTCTTCGCGACGGCGTGTTTCGGGTTCGGCACGGCGCTCTACGGCGTCGCCCGCTTCACGATTCTCTCGGCGGTATTTCCGAACAACGACGGGACGGCGATCGGCATCACGATGGCCGCCGGCGAGGTCGGCAACGCCGTCCTCCCACTCGTCGCCGGGGGAATCGCGGCCACGCTCGCCTGGCAGTACGGCTTCGGCCTCGCCGTCCCCGTCTTCGCGCTCGTCGCCGTCCTCCTCTGGCTCGTCGTCCCCGCCCGAACCTCGGGTGCCACGAGCGCCGTCGACAGCCTCTCGCTCGAGGCCGCGCGCTACGTCGTGGCGGAGCTTCGCCGCCCAGCCATCATCGTCGTCACAGTGATCCAGATCCTGACGTACTGCATCTGGCAGGGCTTTACGGGCCTCTATCCGACGTACCTGATCGAGATGAAGGGCTTTTCGGAGGCGATGGCGACGGGGCTGTTCAGCGCGTTCTTCGCGCTCGGCATCGTCGTCCAACCCCTGACGGGACGACTGTACGATAGCTTCGGCATTCGGCGATCGCTTCCCGTCGTCTTGGGCGTGATCACGGTCTCGCTCGTCGCACTGCCGTTTCTCGAGGGCTTTTGGCCCGTCGTCGTCGGCACGGTCTTTCTCTCGAGCATCCTCGGCTACGGGACGATCACGCTGCCGTACATGACCGCGGCGTTCCCCGCGGACATGAAGGGGACGGGACTCGGCCTTTTACGGACGTTTTACATGACCATCGGAGCCGCGAGTCCAGCCTTGTTCGGCATCCTCGCGGACAACGGCTACTTCGACGAGGGCTACATCGTGCTGGCCGGATTCGCCGTCGTGGCGATCGCCCTCATTCCGTTGTTGCCAAACGAAGCGCGAGGGTGA
- a CDS encoding DoxX family protein has product MIFAIETAALQTFDGAFADELFLAARILFGGVIAFIGLNHFLNLEEMAGYAEYKGAPAPTLSVGASGVVLVLGGLAVALGAFPTLAAGALAGFLVVATPMMHDFWAVPEDQRQDELNSFLKNVGLLGMTVLLLAVSTVEWPYAVGVGLV; this is encoded by the coding sequence ATGATATTTGCTATCGAAACGGCTGCGCTCCAGACGTTCGATGGAGCCTTTGCTGACGAACTGTTCCTCGCTGCGCGCATTCTCTTTGGCGGAGTAATCGCGTTCATCGGCCTCAACCACTTCCTGAATCTCGAGGAGATGGCGGGCTACGCCGAATACAAAGGCGCACCGGCACCGACGCTCTCCGTCGGTGCCTCCGGTGTCGTCTTGGTGCTCGGCGGACTCGCGGTTGCACTGGGTGCGTTCCCCACGCTCGCGGCGGGCGCACTCGCGGGCTTCCTGGTCGTCGCGACGCCGATGATGCACGACTTCTGGGCCGTTCCCGAGGACCAACGACAGGACGAACTGAACAGTTTTCTCAAGAACGTCGGCTTGCTCGGAATGACGGTGCTCTTGCTGGCGGTCAGTACGGTCGAGTGGCCCTACGCGGTGGGCGTCGGCCTCGTCTGA
- a CDS encoding acetamidase/formamidase family protein, with translation MSDESDAADYRVSADDDAVHSNWNNDLEPVATVEPGDVVRFECRDATNGQLGPGSTAADIATLNVEPIHPLTGPIAIEGARPGDVLEVELLELEHHGWGQTLVLPGELELGLLADEFPEPALHVWELEDGVARFVDGIEVPIDPFPGVIGVAPAEDGAHSTFPPRSVGGNVDIKHLTAGSTLSLPVAVEDALFSIGDCHATQGDGEVCGTGIEAPMTVTCRFDIRSDSPIEQPRFETTGPFTPTGRDEPMYGTTGVGDDLLAAARTAIRQQIDHMQAERGLGRTEAYMLCSAAVDLKVSEVVNAPNWVVSAYLPEGIFPEDRRRPT, from the coding sequence ATGTCAGACGAGAGTGACGCGGCGGACTATCGGGTGAGCGCGGACGACGACGCCGTTCACAGTAACTGGAACAACGACCTCGAGCCGGTGGCGACGGTCGAGCCGGGCGACGTCGTCCGGTTCGAGTGTCGAGACGCGACGAACGGGCAGCTCGGTCCCGGCTCGACGGCCGCGGATATCGCGACGCTAAACGTCGAGCCAATCCACCCGCTGACGGGTCCGATCGCAATCGAGGGCGCTCGTCCGGGGGACGTACTCGAGGTCGAACTGCTCGAACTCGAACATCACGGCTGGGGACAGACGCTGGTTCTCCCCGGGGAACTCGAACTCGGACTGCTCGCTGACGAGTTTCCGGAGCCTGCGCTCCACGTCTGGGAACTCGAGGACGGCGTCGCCCGGTTCGTCGACGGGATCGAGGTTCCGATCGACCCGTTCCCCGGCGTGATCGGGGTCGCACCAGCCGAGGACGGCGCACACAGCACCTTCCCGCCGCGGTCCGTTGGCGGGAACGTAGACATCAAGCACCTCACGGCGGGGTCAACGCTGTCCCTCCCCGTCGCGGTCGAGGACGCGCTGTTCTCGATCGGCGACTGTCACGCCACACAGGGCGACGGCGAGGTCTGTGGAACCGGCATCGAGGCGCCGATGACGGTGACGTGTCGCTTCGACATCCGCTCGGACTCCCCGATCGAACAGCCCCGATTCGAGACGACGGGCCCGTTCACGCCGACCGGCCGAGACGAGCCGATGTACGGGACGACTGGCGTCGGCGACGATCTGCTGGCAGCCGCCAGAACGGCGATTCGCCAGCAGATCGACCACATGCAGGCCGAACGCGGGCTCGGCCGAACGGAGGCGTACATGCTGTGTTCGGCCGCCGTCGACCTCAAGGTGAGCGAAGTGGTCAATGCCCCGAACTGGGTCGTCTCCGCGTACCTTCCAGAAGGAATCTTCCCGGAGGACCGTCGCCGGCCAACGTGA
- a CDS encoding bacterio-opsin activator domain-containing protein, whose amino-acid sequence MDGATEYRSNDLEWTPPSDLARRVFDVTPVGTIVVNSAGEMVYANRRAAEILDLAREDLTSREYDAADWNIYYDDGNPVPVSENPVTRVFETGEPEFGFEHWIELSDGTERWLSSNTTPIYDNGGAVEFVVVAFEDVTALKRREKRLTSDHVRHLEFRADESAVPPSLRVEDSEIHLDIDSVVPLPDGTTVQYMGTADLPASDLIVAVEEVPHYLDARLLSSIEGYNRVEAHAESSTVSQVFTSLGGRARTIVIAPDEVRFLGELPGDVDSRQAADGIRKFHSNVELVSEDLVYSPHLLYDVVADALTERQLAVLDTAYFGGYFDSPRTSTGDELADRFDVTRQTFNQHLRKAQQIVFRHLFEKSGADAH is encoded by the coding sequence ATCGACGGAGCGACCGAATACAGGTCGAACGACCTCGAGTGGACGCCGCCGAGTGATCTGGCTCGGCGAGTGTTCGACGTCACTCCGGTCGGTACCATCGTCGTCAATTCGGCGGGGGAGATGGTCTACGCGAACCGACGCGCGGCTGAAATTCTCGACCTCGCGCGCGAGGACCTCACCAGCCGAGAGTACGACGCCGCCGACTGGAATATCTACTACGACGACGGAAATCCCGTCCCGGTATCGGAGAATCCCGTCACCCGCGTGTTCGAAACCGGTGAACCGGAGTTCGGGTTCGAACACTGGATCGAACTCTCCGACGGCACCGAACGGTGGCTCTCGAGCAACACGACGCCCATCTACGACAACGGGGGAGCCGTCGAGTTCGTCGTCGTCGCGTTCGAGGACGTGACGGCGTTGAAACGCCGCGAAAAGCGATTGACCAGCGACCACGTTCGCCACCTCGAGTTCCGCGCCGACGAGTCGGCGGTTCCGCCGAGCCTTCGCGTCGAAGACAGCGAGATCCACCTCGATATCGATTCGGTCGTCCCCCTTCCCGATGGAACGACGGTCCAGTACATGGGAACCGCCGACCTCCCCGCGAGTGACCTCATCGTTGCAGTCGAAGAGGTTCCCCACTACCTCGACGCCCGCCTGCTCAGTTCGATCGAGGGCTACAACCGAGTCGAGGCGCACGCCGAATCGTCGACGGTCTCGCAGGTGTTTACTTCGCTCGGCGGCCGCGCCCGAACCATCGTCATCGCCCCGGACGAGGTCAGGTTCCTCGGAGAGTTGCCAGGCGACGTCGACTCCCGCCAGGCAGCCGACGGAATTCGGAAGTTCCACTCGAACGTCGAACTGGTGTCGGAAGACCTCGTCTACTCGCCGCACCTGCTGTACGACGTCGTCGCCGACGCGCTCACCGAGCGACAACTCGCCGTACTCGACACTGCGTACTTCGGCGGCTACTTCGATTCACCCCGAACCAGCACGGGCGACGAACTCGCGGACCGATTCGACGTGACACGACAGACGTTCAACCAGCACCTCCGCAAAGCCCAACAGATCGTCTTCCGTCACCTCTTCGAAAAATCCGGCGCGGACGCACACTGA
- a CDS encoding HalOD1 output domain-containing protein: MNDETVRTETPSVSDDSVGYDPTTETFHARFDGGTETVTLAIVETVATVIDCRLVSMTPLYDIVDPEALSTLLASPRNHSVEAKFTYEGCHVTVSNDGSVVVKPPDT, from the coding sequence ATGAACGATGAAACAGTACGCACGGAAACGCCGTCGGTCAGCGATGACAGCGTGGGTTACGACCCAACGACAGAGACGTTCCACGCGCGTTTCGACGGGGGGACGGAGACAGTCACATTGGCGATCGTCGAAACCGTCGCTACCGTCATCGACTGTCGGCTCGTTTCGATGACGCCGCTTTACGACATCGTCGATCCGGAGGCCCTCTCCACACTCCTTGCGTCACCACGAAACCACTCCGTCGAGGCGAAATTCACGTACGAGGGCTGTCACGTAACCGTCTCGAACGACGGCTCCGTCGTCGTCAAGCCGCCGGACACCTGA
- a CDS encoding HTTM domain-containing protein codes for MSPASRDALYQSGRRLRTYLRRRIRIDTRSLAVFRIFVGVLIVADLLARSRNFSRFYTDDGVVPQALAQELSADGAFSFYHLTSDPTVIAGLFVLQGLIAIQLIVGYKTRIATILSFLFVISLDHHNPFVLSYADTLFRLLLFWAIFLPLGERWSVDAVHADGERRAHVANAATVLILAQMVYMYLTNGLIKSQSDVWTSGDAAPLVLGIDEMTFFLGNTIRQAPILLELGGRVWFTILLLSWLLVVLPARARYPLVALFAIGHVSFALTVRIGAFPYVPLAGLVLFLQGAFWTDLNRLGEYATVDSSRVAGAVTRLSTLAAAVPDYRLTAERIRRARGVAYSLALGIVVVSLLFVAVVMAFNVGTSIADTEADQSMDERVEGTVDETLYETAGVKQIESTASRFGVDQPVGWAVFAGPDPRTTDRYYVFPAETESGEVVDAYNERELTYDRPYDGELQKQYGSYRERFYMNSVRNGGHQNDVPVEFGDEICERWSEEHDEELVRISMYVVEEDITHDTITEPDDREQEFDEFYRHGCGDNEPAEVDSPT; via the coding sequence ATGAGTCCCGCTTCTCGCGACGCCCTCTACCAGTCGGGACGGCGGCTTCGGACGTACCTGCGTCGACGGATTCGCATCGACACGCGATCACTGGCCGTCTTTCGGATCTTCGTCGGCGTCCTGATCGTCGCCGACTTGCTGGCTCGCTCGAGGAATTTCTCGCGATTCTACACGGACGACGGCGTCGTCCCGCAGGCACTCGCACAGGAGTTGAGTGCCGACGGCGCGTTCTCGTTCTACCATCTGACGTCGGATCCAACCGTCATCGCTGGATTGTTCGTCCTGCAGGGGCTGATCGCAATTCAGCTCATCGTCGGCTACAAGACCCGCATCGCGACGATCCTCTCGTTTCTGTTCGTCATCTCGCTCGACCACCACAACCCGTTCGTCTTGAGTTACGCTGACACGCTCTTTCGGCTCCTGTTGTTCTGGGCCATCTTCCTCCCGCTCGGGGAACGCTGGTCGGTCGACGCCGTCCACGCCGACGGCGAGCGACGGGCACACGTCGCCAACGCCGCCACCGTCTTGATCCTGGCTCAGATGGTCTACATGTACCTCACGAACGGCCTCATCAAGTCCCAGTCGGACGTCTGGACCAGCGGCGACGCGGCCCCGCTCGTGCTCGGCATCGACGAGATGACGTTCTTCCTCGGGAATACGATCCGGCAGGCACCGATCCTACTCGAGCTCGGCGGGCGCGTCTGGTTCACCATCCTCCTGTTGTCGTGGCTGCTCGTCGTCCTACCGGCTCGAGCACGGTATCCGCTCGTCGCCCTGTTCGCCATCGGACACGTCTCGTTTGCCCTCACGGTTCGCATCGGCGCGTTCCCCTACGTCCCGCTCGCGGGGCTCGTGCTCTTCTTACAGGGGGCGTTCTGGACGGACCTGAACCGCCTCGGCGAGTACGCGACCGTCGACTCGAGTCGCGTCGCCGGGGCGGTGACGCGGCTCTCGACCCTCGCGGCGGCCGTTCCGGACTATCGGCTGACCGCCGAGCGAATTCGGCGTGCACGCGGGGTCGCCTACAGTCTCGCACTCGGCATCGTCGTCGTCTCGCTCCTGTTCGTCGCCGTCGTCATGGCGTTCAACGTCGGCACTTCGATAGCCGACACCGAAGCGGATCAGTCGATGGACGAACGCGTCGAGGGAACCGTCGACGAGACGCTGTACGAGACGGCAGGGGTGAAACAGATCGAATCCACCGCCTCGAGGTTCGGCGTCGATCAGCCCGTTGGCTGGGCCGTCTTCGCCGGGCCGGATCCCAGAACGACGGATCGCTACTACGTTTTCCCCGCCGAAACCGAGAGCGGGGAGGTGGTCGACGCCTACAACGAGCGGGAGTTGACCTACGACAGGCCGTACGACGGCGAGTTACAGAAACAATACGGCAGCTATCGAGAACGCTTCTACATGAACAGCGTCCGAAACGGCGGTCACCAGAACGACGTGCCCGTCGAGTTTGGCGACGAGATCTGCGAGCGCTGGAGCGAGGAGCACGACGAGGAACTCGTGCGGATCTCGATGTACGTCGTCGAAGAGGACATCACCCATGACACGATCACCGAACCCGACGACCGCGAGCAGGAGTTCGACGAGTTCTACCGTCACGGCTGCGGTGACAACGAACCAGCGGAAGTCGACTCGCCGACGTAA
- a CDS encoding TspO/MBR family protein: protein MVADFASVKRRLPDRDPLLQAVGFVILVNLIGSLPGVLSTSDTAWFQQLEKPWFYPPGITFSVAWTVIFTLLGIALWLVWRSDSSGRRLALGLFAVQMVVNVTWTPAFFSLEAPLVAFGIIVVLWVLVAGTLAAFARVDRRAGALLVPYIAWVTFAAVLNAEIWRLNA, encoded by the coding sequence ATGGTCGCCGACTTCGCCAGCGTCAAACGTCGCCTTCCCGATCGGGACCCGCTGCTTCAGGCCGTCGGCTTCGTCATCCTCGTCAACCTGATCGGCAGCCTCCCCGGCGTCCTCTCGACGAGCGATACGGCCTGGTTTCAACAACTCGAGAAACCGTGGTTCTACCCGCCCGGAATCACGTTCTCGGTCGCCTGGACGGTCATCTTCACGCTCCTCGGGATCGCGCTGTGGCTCGTCTGGCGCAGCGACTCGTCGGGACGGCGACTCGCGCTCGGCCTGTTCGCCGTCCAGATGGTGGTCAACGTCACGTGGACGCCCGCGTTCTTCTCGCTCGAGGCGCCGCTGGTCGCCTTCGGCATCATCGTCGTCCTCTGGGTGCTGGTTGCGGGGACGCTCGCCGCGTTCGCTCGCGTCGACCGACGCGCCGGAGCGTTGCTCGTCCCGTACATCGCGTGGGTGACGTTCGCCGCCGTGCTCAACGCCGAAATCTGGCGGCTCAACGCGTGA
- a CDS encoding CBS domain-containing protein encodes MNVADAMTAREDVVTVELPGTRSDVLEYLQERSFSSVPVVKETDDGLEYRGLVSRDVLIEQPDEDQLVMLMDDVPTTTAETALEDVARTMVEEGARRVPVVDGEFEGIVTVTDVIHAIAAGDQETDGAVDEHASTDVNTSYEGAPLPVAERELYYANVPYTVALDDEGQMNGVLTEVDIIDVARIVEGEEETGNNFPDQDSQWSWEGIKGVGSRYLPTRDIEIPNGPVSEFMTDDVVTVSAQTSIQDAAQKMITNDIEQIPMVTGEQLVGIVCDVDLLEALYE; translated from the coding sequence ATGAACGTAGCCGACGCCATGACGGCTCGCGAGGACGTGGTCACCGTGGAACTACCCGGCACCCGCTCGGACGTCCTCGAGTACCTGCAAGAACGGTCGTTCTCGTCCGTTCCGGTCGTCAAAGAGACCGACGACGGCCTCGAGTACCGCGGACTCGTCTCGCGGGACGTCCTGATCGAACAACCCGACGAGGACCAACTCGTGATGCTGATGGACGACGTCCCGACGACGACAGCCGAGACCGCGCTCGAGGACGTCGCGCGAACGATGGTCGAGGAGGGAGCACGGCGCGTCCCAGTCGTCGACGGCGAATTCGAGGGGATCGTCACGGTCACCGACGTGATTCACGCGATCGCAGCGGGCGACCAAGAGACCGACGGGGCCGTCGACGAACACGCGAGCACCGACGTGAACACGAGTTACGAGGGCGCACCGCTGCCGGTCGCCGAGCGGGAGCTGTACTACGCGAACGTCCCATACACCGTCGCGCTGGACGACGAGGGGCAGATGAACGGCGTCCTCACGGAAGTCGACATCATCGACGTCGCGCGTATCGTCGAGGGCGAAGAGGAGACGGGGAACAACTTCCCGGATCAAGATTCCCAGTGGTCCTGGGAGGGAATCAAGGGAGTCGGCAGCCGCTACCTCCCCACGCGGGACATCGAGATCCCGAACGGGCCGGTCAGCGAGTTCATGACCGACGACGTAGTGACGGTGTCGGCCCAGACGTCGATCCAGGACGCCGCACAGAAGATGATCACCAACGACATCGAGCAGATTCCGATGGTCACGGGCGAGCAACTCGTCGGCATCGTCTGTGACGTCGACCTGCTGGAGGCCCTCTATGAGTGA
- a CDS encoding DUF7556 family protein, translating to MATNSHVVSSDETVVGSIDSSDSSTDYVIADISADGAWLSMQADDAPSLPAWR from the coding sequence ATGGCGACGAACTCCCACGTCGTATCGTCCGACGAAACCGTCGTTGGGTCGATCGACTCGAGCGACTCGAGTACGGACTACGTCATCGCCGATATTTCGGCCGACGGAGCCTGGTTATCGATGCAAGCGGACGACGCACCGTCACTCCCGGCATGGCGATAA